A single genomic interval of Musa acuminata AAA Group cultivar baxijiao chromosome BXJ3-4, Cavendish_Baxijiao_AAA, whole genome shotgun sequence harbors:
- the LOC135635289 gene encoding uncharacterized protein LOC135635289, with translation MRSLTSTMNSQPLRHNQRTTATNQHESFTLLVVDMIENMQAMDSMRSRRNAELQPPVIREESRKIRKPVVIHLVSPTVIHAKSGEFMALVQRLTGRDSSAADIVGGSSGPAKAACFQGRKRQLPVRVKARALKAVGKETKTCLDQTSSSCQPSVPPALFLSDLSPPWSGVAELIAADHPLVYSSKF, from the exons atgcgttcgTTGACTTCCACGATGAACAGCCAACCGTTGCGACACAACCAACGAACAACCGCTACAAACCAGCACGAAAGCTTCACTCTTTTG GTTGTGGACATGATCGAGAACATGCAAGCCATGGACAGCATGAGATCTCGTCGGAACGCAGAGCTGCAGCCGCCGGTGATCCGTGAGGAGTCCCGCAAGATTCGCAAGCCCGTCGTCATCCACCTGGTGTCGCCCACGGTGATCCACGCGAAGTCCGGCGAGTTCATGGCGTTGGTTCAGCGCCTGACGGGGCGTGATTCATCGGCGGCCGACATCGTCGGCGGATCATCGGGACCTGCAAAGGCAGCTTGCTTCCAAGGACGAAAGCGGCAGCTTCCGGTGCGGGTCAAAGCTCGAGCACTGAAAGCCGTCGGCAAGGAGACGAAGACGTGTTTGGATCAGACCTCCTCATCGTGTCAGCCGTCCGTTCCGCCGGCGCTGTTCTTGAGTGACTTGAGCCCACCATGGTCGGGTGTCGCAGAGCTGATCGCTGCGGATCACCCATTAGTTTACTCGAGTAAATTCTAA
- the LOC135637105 gene encoding protein NRT1/ PTR FAMILY 6.2-like: MEGKMSPAVADAVNYKGFPADRSVTGGWVPAALILVIEICERLSTMGIAVNLVTYLGGTMHLPSAESANVVSDFLGTSFLLCLLGGFLADSFLGRYLTVAIFALVQALGTGMLTVSTSLPRLRPPPCNTSATNRCRRASGFQMGILYLSLYLIALGTGGLKSSVSGFGTDQFDDKDEKEKSQMAYFFNRFFFFISIGSLLAVTVLVYIQDEVGRSWAYGICCISMLLAVILFLSGTKRYRYKKSSGSPIVHILQVIVVAFSKRQLKYPATIAFLYEDSPEISRIQHTDQFHFLDKAAIMAEGDSDVHGETSTVNRWRLCSVTRIEEVKMMIRLLPVWATTIMFWTVYAQIITFSVEQATTMERSIGSFQIPAGSLTVFFVGAIMVTLGIYDRAIMPLMKKWKGKQGFTNLQRIGIGLAFSIIGMAAAAVAEAKRLSVARRAGEVAALRGATLPISVFTLIPQFFLVGAGEAFLYTGQLDFFITRSPKGMKTMSTGLFLTTLSFGFFLSSFMVSVVRDVTGGKNGQGWLADNINYGRLDYFYGLLAALSTLNMGAFLVCAMWIKQENPKQGLQMGSAALKSSSMEDTC, from the exons TGATCGAAATATGCGAAAGGCTGTCGACGATGGGGATCGCAGTCAACCTGGTGACATACTTGGGCGGCACGATGCATCTCCCGAGTGCAGAGTCGGCCAACGTCGTCTCCGACTTCCTCGGCACATCGTTTCTTCTCTGCTTGCTTGGAGGCTTCTTAGCCGATTCATTCCTAGGCCGATACCTCACCGTCGCCATCTTCGCGTTGGTCCAAGCACTG GGAACAGGAATGCTCACTGTATCGACGAGTTTGCCTCGGCTCCGGCCACCGCCCTGTAACACTTCTGCTACGAACAGATGCCGGCGAGCAAGTGGCTTCCAGATGGGCATCCTCTACTTGAGCTTGTACCTGATCGCGCTGGGGACGGGAGGGCTCAAATCAAGCGTCTCGGGCTTTGGGACCGACCAATTCGACGACAAGGACGAGAAGGAGAAGAGCCAGATGGCGTACTTCTTCAACaggttcttcttcttcatcagtaTCGGCAGCCTGCTCGCAGTGACCGTGCTTGTCTACATCCAAGATGAGGTGGGCCGCAGCTGGGCGTACGGCATCTGTTGCATCTCCATGCTGCTTGCCGTCATACTGTTCCTGTCTGGCACGAAGAGATACCGATACAAGAAGAGCTCAGGGAGTCCAATTGTGCACATACTGCAAGTGATCGTGGTCGCCTTCAGCAAGAGGCAGCTCAAATACCCTGCGACCATCGCCTTCTTGTACGAAGACAGCCCTGAGATCTCGAGAATACAACATACTGACCAGTTCCA TTTCCTCGACAAGGCTGCGATCATGGCGGAAGGGGATAGCGACGTCCATGGTGAGACCTCAACTGTGAACCGGTGGAGGCTATGCTCGGTAACGAGAATCGAGGAGGTGAAGATGATGATTAGGCTGCTCCCTGTGTGGGCTACGACCATCATGTTCTGGACTGTCTATGCTCAGATCATCACATTCTCCGTAGAGCAAGCGACAACCATGGAGAGATCGATCGGGAGCTTCCAAATTCCAGCGGGATCGCTGACAGTCTTCTTCGTGGGTGCCATAATGGTCACCCTGGGCATCTATGACCGAGCGATCATGCCTCTCATGAAGAAATGGAAGGGCAAGCAAG GCTTCACCAACCTACAAAGAATCGGTATCGGTTTGGCCTTCTCCATCATAGGAATGGCGGCCGCAGCAGTCGCGGAGGCGAAAAGGCTCTCGGTTGCACGGCGAGCAGGCGAGGTTGCTGCTCTCAGGGGCGCGACGCTGCCCATCAGTGTTTTCACCTTGATCCCGCAGTTCTTCCTGGTGGGCGCCGGAGAGGCGTTCCTCTACACAGGCCAGCTCGACTTCTTCATCACCCGGTCGCCGAAGGGGATGAAGACGATGAGCACCGGCCTCTTCTTGACGACGCTCTCCTTCGGCTTCTTTCTCAGTAGCTTCATGGTCTCGGTGGTGAGGGACGTGACCGGTGGCAAGAACGGGCAGGGATGGCTGGCAGACAACATCAACTACGGGAGATTGGATTACTTCTACGGGCTTCTGGCTGCACTGAGCACGCTTAACATGGGAGCTTTTCTAGTTTGTGCTATGTGGATCAAACAAGAGAACCCTAAGCAAGGGTTGCAGATGGGGAGTGCAGCGCTGAAGAGTTCATCCATGGAAGACACGTGCTAG
- the LOC135635288 gene encoding SPX domain-containing protein 1-like — MKFGKSLSNQIEETLPEWRDKFLSYKDLKRRLKLIAAGDKPAKRSKVAEDGAATGRAASLVTREEEEEEDFVRLLEAELDKFNTFFVEKEEEYIIRQKDLQDRVAEAVSKDSDEQLMKVRKEIVDFHGEIVLLENYSALNYTGLVKILKKYDKRTGALIRQPFIQKVLQQPFFTTDLLNKLVKECETMLDHLFPKNEPLTSTDDCDRENGEHKQSKPSSSLPQTVPELEEIEYMESLYMKSTIAALRALKEIRSGSSTVSFFSLPPLQSNGRKNKWNNVPILEQEAK; from the exons ATGAAGTTCGGGAAGAGCCTCAGCAATCAGATAGAGGAGACGCTGCCGGAGTGGAGAGACAAGTTCCTCTCCTACAAGGACCTCAAGCGGCGCCTAAAGCTCATCGCCGCCGGAGATAAGCCTGCGAAGCGGTCCAAGGTGGCCGAGGACGGCGCGGCTACCGGCCGCGCCGCTTCCTTAGTGacccgggaggaggaggaggaggaggattttGTGAGGCTCCTCGAGGCCGAGCTCGACAAGTTCAACACCTTCTtcgtggagaaggaggaggagtacATCATTCGCCAAAAG GATCTGCAGGATCGAGTTGCCGAGGCTGTCTCAAAGGATTCTGATGAGCAGCTGATGAAAGTAAGGAAGGAGATCGTGGACTTCCATGGAGAGATAGTCCTCCTCGAGAACTACAGTGCCCTCAACTATACTG GGCTGGTAAAGATACTGAAGAAGTATGACAAGAGAACCGGAGCACTTATTCGGCAACCCTTCATCCAGAAGGTGCTGCAGCAGCCCTTCTTTACCACTGACCTGCTAAACAAACTTGTGAAGGAGTGTGAAACCATGCTGGACCACCTCTTCCCTAAGAACGAACCACTGACATCCACGGACGATTGCGATAGAGAGAATGGAGAGCATAAGCAATCAAAACCCAGCTCGTCGCTGCCCCAAACAGTTCCAGAGCTCGAGGAGATTGAATACATGGAGAGTTTGTACATGAAGAGCACAATTGCGGCATTGCGGGCTCTGAAAGAGATCAGGAGTGGAAGTTCCACCGTGAGCTTCTTTTCATTGCCTCCCTTGCAGAGCAATGGAAGGAAAAATAAGTGGAACAATGTTCCTATACTCGAACAAGAGGCCAAGTAA